A single genomic interval of Adhaeribacter pallidiroseus harbors:
- a CDS encoding alpha-glucuronidase family glycosyl hydrolase, with protein MNFKFLAIYLFVLFTTILSLPVIADDGYRLWQRYDFVQDQAKRQAYLANLTGLVIEGNSPTLTVARQELVTGLAGLLGKPLRLTSLNTAGVLILGTPQNTSVIKNLNLAVKLTALGPEGFLILSAQVQGKKATVITANSDVGVLYGTFHFLKLLQTNQDITQLNISSAPKIQRRILNHWDNLDRTVERGYAGFSIWDWHKLPDYIDQRYIDYARANASIGINGTVLTNVNANALILTPQYLVKVKALADAFRPYGLKVYLTARFSAPVEMGGLKTADPLDAQVKTWWKNKAAEIYSYVPDFGGFLVKANSEGQPGPQNYGRSHADGANMLADAVAEKGGIVMWRAFVYDNKVPDDRAKQAYTEFKPLDGQFRKNVLVQVKNGPIDFQPREPFHPLFGAMPQTPLMMEFQITQEYLGQATNLVYQAPLYKETLDADTHVKGAGSTVAKVVDGSLHQYELTGMAGVANIGNDRNWTGHLFGQANWYCFGRLAWDHTLSSEKIADEWLRMTFTNEATFLNPINKMMRQSRETLVNYMTPLGLHHIMGYSHHYGPGPWIKDKQRADWTSVYYHKASPEGIGFDRTVTGSNALAQYAPGVQQQFGKPATCPEEFLLWFHHVKWDYKVKSGRSLWDELCQRYYRGAAEVGQMRQTWQAAQAYVDAERFNHVKMLLLIQEKEARWWRDACVLYFQTFAQRPIPAGLEKPSQTLDYYVKQDPKFVPGN; from the coding sequence ATGAATTTTAAATTTTTAGCAATTTATTTATTCGTACTTTTTACAACCATCCTCAGCTTACCCGTAATTGCCGACGATGGCTACCGCCTGTGGCAACGCTACGATTTCGTCCAGGATCAAGCAAAACGGCAAGCTTATCTCGCTAATTTAACGGGTCTGGTAATAGAGGGGAACTCGCCTACCTTAACGGTAGCCCGTCAGGAATTAGTAACCGGCTTGGCTGGTTTATTGGGTAAGCCTTTACGCTTAACTAGCCTTAACACCGCTGGCGTTTTAATACTCGGTACACCGCAAAATACCTCTGTGATTAAAAATTTAAATCTTGCTGTCAAGCTAACCGCTTTGGGTCCGGAAGGATTTTTAATTTTATCTGCGCAGGTGCAAGGTAAAAAAGCTACCGTTATTACCGCTAATTCCGATGTGGGGGTATTATACGGTACTTTCCATTTTTTAAAATTACTGCAAACCAACCAGGATATTACGCAACTGAACATAAGCAGTGCGCCTAAAATTCAGCGCCGGATTCTGAATCATTGGGATAACCTGGACCGTACCGTTGAACGGGGTTACGCTGGCTTTTCTATCTGGGACTGGCATAAATTACCCGATTACATCGATCAGCGGTATATAGATTATGCTCGCGCCAACGCGTCTATCGGGATCAACGGTACGGTGCTCACCAATGTAAATGCCAACGCTTTAATTTTAACGCCGCAGTATTTGGTAAAAGTAAAAGCCTTAGCCGATGCTTTTCGGCCTTACGGCTTGAAAGTTTATTTAACGGCTCGTTTTAGTGCGCCCGTGGAAATGGGCGGTCTTAAAACCGCCGACCCGCTGGATGCCCAGGTTAAAACCTGGTGGAAAAATAAAGCCGCTGAAATTTACTCGTATGTGCCGGATTTTGGGGGATTTCTGGTGAAAGCCAATTCCGAAGGGCAGCCTGGGCCCCAGAACTACGGTCGCAGTCACGCCGACGGTGCCAATATGCTCGCCGATGCGGTAGCCGAAAAAGGAGGCATAGTCATGTGGCGGGCCTTTGTGTACGACAATAAAGTACCCGACGACCGGGCCAAACAAGCCTATACCGAGTTTAAACCACTCGATGGTCAATTTCGGAAAAATGTGCTGGTTCAGGTTAAAAATGGCCCTATTGATTTTCAGCCGCGCGAACCGTTTCATCCCTTATTTGGCGCAATGCCCCAGACGCCGTTAATGATGGAATTTCAAATTACCCAGGAATACTTAGGCCAGGCTACCAATTTAGTGTACCAGGCGCCCCTGTATAAAGAAACGCTGGATGCCGATACCCACGTGAAAGGAGCAGGGTCGACGGTGGCGAAAGTGGTAGACGGCAGCTTGCACCAGTATGAACTTACCGGCATGGCCGGGGTTGCAAATATTGGCAACGACCGCAACTGGACCGGCCATTTATTTGGGCAAGCCAATTGGTATTGTTTTGGGCGCTTAGCCTGGGATCATACTTTGTCTTCGGAGAAAATAGCCGACGAATGGTTGCGCATGACTTTCACCAACGAAGCGACTTTTTTAAATCCTATCAATAAAATGATGCGACAATCACGGGAAACTCTGGTAAACTACATGACACCCCTGGGTTTGCACCACATTATGGGCTACAGCCACCATTACGGCCCTGGGCCTTGGATTAAAGATAAACAACGCGCTGACTGGACTTCGGTGTATTACCATAAAGCATCACCGGAGGGCATTGGTTTTGACCGAACAGTTACGGGGAGCAACGCACTGGCCCAATATGCACCGGGAGTGCAACAACAGTTTGGCAAACCCGCAACTTGTCCCGAAGAATTTTTGCTTTGGTTTCATCATGTAAAATGGGATTATAAAGTAAAATCTGGCCGTAGCTTATGGGACGAACTCTGCCAGCGCTATTACCGCGGGGCCGCCGAAGTAGGCCAGATGCGGCAAACCTGGCAAGCTGCCCAAGCCTACGTGGATGCCGAACGGTTTAACCACGTAAAAATGTTATTGCTTATTCAAGAGAAAGAAGCCCGGTGGTGGCGCGATGCCTGTGTACTTTATTTTCAAACTTTTGCGCAACGACCCATCCCGGCAGGCTTAGAAAAACCTAGTCAAACGCTGGATTATTACGTAAAACAAGATCCTAAATTCGTTCCGGGTAATTAA
- a CDS encoding endo-1,4-beta-xylanase, whose translation MKNNKLWIALSLGACSLGLVQKSELTLKDAFQKDFYVGAALNQAQVSGKDAQVQALIKKQFNTISPENSLKWGPIHPKPEEYTFKPADDYVAFGQQNKMFTIGHTLVWHQQTPDWVFEDEVGKPVSREVLLQRMEKHIATVVGRYKGKINGWDVVNEAIADQGGQMRPTKWLSIIGEDFAVKAFEYAHKADPKAELYYNDYSLYQPAKREGVIRLVKGLQAKGIKVNAIGMQGHYGLTVPTIEQVEASIVAFSKLGVKVNFTELDIDVLPNPSRRQGADIAETFETDQKYNVYTTGLPDSVQQKLTKRYADLFTLFRKHRDKIGRITFWGVTDANSWLNNWPIKGRTSYPLLFDRQYQPKPALQAVLQTAALKN comes from the coding sequence ATGAAAAATAACAAACTGTGGATAGCCTTAAGTTTAGGTGCATGTAGTCTGGGGCTGGTGCAAAAATCAGAACTCACATTAAAAGACGCTTTTCAAAAAGATTTTTACGTAGGCGCGGCCCTCAACCAGGCGCAGGTATCGGGAAAGGATGCGCAAGTGCAAGCGCTCATTAAAAAACAGTTCAACACCATTAGTCCCGAAAATAGCTTAAAATGGGGACCAATACACCCGAAACCGGAGGAATATACCTTTAAACCGGCCGATGATTACGTGGCTTTCGGACAGCAGAACAAAATGTTTACTATTGGTCATACGTTGGTGTGGCACCAGCAAACGCCTGACTGGGTTTTTGAAGACGAGGTGGGTAAACCCGTTTCGCGCGAAGTGCTTTTACAACGCATGGAAAAGCACATTGCCACGGTGGTAGGGCGTTATAAAGGCAAGATCAACGGTTGGGACGTGGTAAATGAAGCCATTGCGGACCAGGGTGGCCAGATGCGGCCAACCAAATGGCTATCGATTATCGGGGAAGATTTTGCCGTTAAAGCTTTTGAGTACGCCCACAAAGCCGATCCCAAAGCCGAGCTTTACTACAATGATTACAGCTTATACCAACCGGCCAAGCGCGAGGGCGTCATCCGGTTAGTGAAAGGCCTGCAAGCCAAGGGAATAAAAGTAAATGCAATTGGTATGCAAGGGCATTACGGATTAACCGTTCCGACTATTGAGCAAGTAGAGGCCAGCATTGTGGCTTTTTCTAAACTGGGTGTGAAAGTAAACTTTACCGAGCTGGACATCGATGTATTACCCAATCCGAGCCGCCGGCAAGGGGCCGATATAGCCGAAACTTTTGAAACCGATCAGAAATATAACGTGTACACCACTGGCTTACCCGACTCGGTGCAGCAAAAGTTAACCAAGCGCTACGCCGATTTATTTACTTTATTCCGGAAACACCGCGATAAGATTGGCCGCATTACTTTTTGGGGCGTAACGGATGCCAACTCCTGGCTAAATAACTGGCCCATTAAAGGCCGCACCAGCTACCCGTTGTTATTTGATCGCCAGTACCAACCCAAGCCAGCCTTGCAGGCGGTACTCCAAACGGCCGCTTTAAAAAACTAA
- a CDS encoding GAF domain-containing protein: protein MQPLQINVPRLVEAALPFRLSFGPFVHYIQKQKQIAPDSGLTFLYDYLIHKFAPFASLPQPLEELVDTESIEELFTLIKYSVLPLITQGEEIPYAIGLPHHPFTLFYYSETFKQLANQSESQPPHSDLLTMRENLLRALYQLVLQKCYQTLASVAPSPWLTIKKKINGLTKYYRVRIDFRFMEPQPLRALPPLQASWTAFASNAIRTVEELPLALPLEQFTFEGFSFFLMEDVTEQATLLELKEVFVHLQSEEESGIYQRFEEALRNLCGQPVQIGLMPFLQVNGHYVHHAPYTSRSIFLKQSNQIMDEKTNTKVQQIMGSIARNSKPQIFNNLWASGEPEQRLLHRKGFRSFILYPLVVANTAVGMLEIGSQQEGALNEEVLRKIEQAIPLVVELLLYQRNQFRMRMEEIIRQKFTLLQPALEWKFNEAAWAYLRQENETDLPEDDATEVIFKNVHPFYGAVDVRDSSTERNKAIQQDLTRQFRFIVDLLQLPNLPTFQTPPEQLKARSWYWQRRLLEKLSPEEEEQVTEFLQQRINPYFRYLQQHYPKVVNQMETYAAATNATGLYNQSFLAYDQSLSRINKTVNHYLDQEAKKLQRLYPHYFEKFRTDGVEYSLYIGSAIAPWLPFQPEHLQQFRNWQLTSITQMARLTHQLLPNLPLPLQTTQLILAHAHPVDIKFRLDEHRFDVEGSYSIRYEVIKKRLDKAHIKNTHQRLTQPDTIALVYSSRPEMEAFLPAIQQLQLQKKLLPAVEYLEIDSLQGVSGLKALRLGVNYES from the coding sequence ATGCAACCGCTACAAATAAATGTTCCCCGATTAGTGGAAGCAGCGTTGCCTTTCCGCTTATCTTTTGGCCCTTTTGTGCATTATATTCAGAAACAAAAGCAAATTGCTCCGGATTCTGGATTAACCTTCTTGTATGATTATTTAATTCATAAATTCGCTCCTTTTGCTTCGTTGCCCCAGCCACTTGAGGAATTGGTAGACACCGAATCTATAGAAGAACTTTTTACTTTAATCAAGTACAGTGTTTTACCGCTCATCACACAGGGCGAAGAAATACCTTACGCCATTGGTTTACCCCACCATCCGTTTACCTTGTTTTATTATTCCGAAACTTTTAAGCAGTTGGCAAATCAATCGGAAAGTCAGCCGCCTCACTCGGATTTACTAACGATGCGGGAAAATCTGCTGCGGGCTTTATATCAGTTAGTGTTGCAGAAATGTTACCAAACATTGGCCAGCGTAGCTCCTTCGCCTTGGCTCACTATTAAGAAAAAAATAAACGGCCTTACGAAGTATTACCGCGTTCGGATTGATTTCCGGTTTATGGAACCGCAGCCTTTACGGGCATTGCCGCCTTTGCAAGCTTCCTGGACCGCCTTTGCCAGCAACGCCATCCGGACCGTAGAAGAATTGCCCCTTGCCTTGCCGCTGGAACAATTTACTTTTGAGGGATTTAGTTTTTTTCTGATGGAAGATGTTACCGAACAAGCTACCCTGCTGGAACTAAAGGAAGTGTTCGTGCATTTGCAATCGGAAGAAGAAAGCGGTATTTACCAGCGTTTTGAAGAAGCTCTACGCAATTTGTGCGGACAACCCGTGCAAATTGGCTTGATGCCTTTTCTGCAGGTAAACGGCCATTACGTGCACCACGCGCCTTATACTTCGCGCAGCATTTTTCTGAAGCAGTCTAACCAGATTATGGATGAAAAAACAAATACGAAGGTGCAGCAAATTATGGGATCCATAGCGCGAAATTCCAAGCCGCAGATTTTTAATAATTTATGGGCATCCGGTGAGCCGGAACAGCGGCTCTTGCACCGGAAAGGTTTTCGGAGCTTTATTTTGTACCCCTTGGTAGTAGCCAATACGGCAGTGGGCATGCTCGAAATCGGCAGCCAGCAAGAAGGCGCTTTAAACGAAGAAGTATTACGCAAAATAGAGCAAGCGATTCCGTTGGTGGTAGAGTTGTTGTTGTACCAACGCAACCAATTCCGGATGAGGATGGAAGAAATTATCCGGCAAAAATTTACTTTGCTGCAACCGGCCCTCGAATGGAAGTTTAACGAAGCGGCCTGGGCTTATTTGCGCCAGGAAAACGAAACCGATCTGCCGGAAGATGATGCAACAGAAGTAATTTTTAAAAATGTGCATCCTTTTTACGGGGCGGTGGATGTCCGGGATTCTTCTACCGAACGCAATAAAGCCATCCAACAAGACCTTACCCGGCAATTCCGGTTTATTGTGGACCTACTACAACTACCTAACCTGCCAACTTTCCAAACTCCTCCCGAACAATTAAAGGCCCGGAGTTGGTACTGGCAGCGCCGCCTACTCGAGAAATTAAGTCCGGAAGAAGAAGAGCAGGTAACAGAATTTCTGCAACAAAGAATTAACCCTTACTTCCGTTATCTGCAACAGCATTACCCTAAAGTAGTTAACCAAATGGAAACGTACGCAGCCGCTACTAATGCCACTGGTTTATATAATCAATCGTTTCTGGCCTACGACCAAAGCTTATCCCGGATTAATAAAACCGTTAACCATTATTTAGACCAGGAAGCTAAAAAGCTTCAACGTTTATACCCCCATTATTTCGAAAAATTTAGAACCGACGGCGTAGAGTATAGCTTGTATATTGGATCCGCTATTGCCCCCTGGCTGCCGTTTCAACCGGAGCATTTACAGCAATTCCGAAACTGGCAACTAACTTCGATAACGCAAATGGCCCGGCTGACGCACCAATTATTACCCAACTTGCCTTTACCTTTACAAACTACCCAACTTATTCTGGCGCATGCCCACCCAGTAGACATTAAATTCCGGCTCGATGAGCACCGGTTTGATGTGGAAGGATCTTACAGCATCCGCTACGAAGTAATTAAAAAACGCCTAGATAAAGCCCACATCAAGAACACCCACCAGCGACTCACGCAACCCGATACTATTGCCCTGGTTTATTCTTCGCGCCCCGAAATGGAAGCATTTTTACCGGCTATTCAGCAGTTACAACTACAAAAGAAATTATTACCCGCAGTGGAATACCTGGAGATAGATTCGTTGCAAGGAGTTTCGGGTTTAAAAGCGTTACGGTTAGGCGTGAACTACGAATCTTAA
- a CDS encoding acyl carrier protein yields MTTFNQVKELILAQGIVARVTILPETDIVLDLNYKPTDVAELFHMIQRIFKINLNLEEITNYTRLDQITQYIQVNRQLLDPR; encoded by the coding sequence ATGACAACATTTAACCAAGTAAAAGAATTGATTTTGGCGCAAGGTATTGTAGCGCGTGTAACCATTTTACCCGAAACCGATATTGTGCTGGACTTGAACTATAAACCAACCGATGTAGCAGAGCTATTCCACATGATTCAACGCATTTTTAAAATTAATTTAAATCTCGAAGAAATCACCAATTATACCCGCCTCGATCAAATCACCCAGTATATCCAGGTTAATCGCCAACTTTTAGATCCCCGCTAA
- a CDS encoding DUF5686 and carboxypeptidase-like regulatory domain-containing protein: MFSQYLTTLIKVLLLVGLLCFLAVDKMLAQSTTPTVIRGTLKDAQTQELLIGVSVYFPDTQIGTVTDVEGKYLLKANQVFTQVRFSYVGYKTITRSINPGQTQELNLTLENDSQQLTEVLIKGKRRYRNKNNPAVDLIREVIAHKAANQLQQYNFAEYEQYEKLRFSLTNTPEKLKKNFLLRKFPYLTADLDTTTLKGKALLPFYLQEVFSHHYYRQNPAKSKKIITAEKKVDFGEYIDSKGMQAYFNHLYQDIDIYKNNIPVVTNQFLSPIADAAPTFYRFYVTDTVATQSGKLIQLTFEPRNQTDFLFAGNLYITQDGNYAVQKAQLSLSKSVNINWVRDLHINLDFAPDAAGKYHLSKSEMRADLGLTPNGNFGMYGSRLVVYKNYVFDQPQPFNLYDGLPVVNSTELISQPDDNFLLANRPDTLTTSEAATYTNIETLKNSSSFKRTADWATLLIAGYKKAGPKLELGPVATFYSFNPVEGFRLRFGGRTTPNFSKKINFDAYAAYGFKDEKWKYYLGATYSLTDKTIYEFPVRSVRVSYQQDTKIPGQELQLIQESNVFLSFKRGINDKYLYNKTFNLEYLHEFENHFSYRLGLKRWQQAPAGSLAFERITTSENQTDLLSHLTTAEVSAELRWAPNEKFFQGKIYRTSFIGRYPVFTLRGIAGVKGLFDGEYNYQSVTLNIFKRFSLSQLGYTDVVTEAGYLFGQVPYPLLTIHRANQTYSYQFQSYNLMNFLEFASDQYASLMLDHCFNGFIFNKIPVIKKTKFREYATLKVLYGGLRTENNPAQNNQLLQFPADARGMTTTYSLENKPYVEGSVGIGNIFKFFRVDLVKRFSYLDHPDTSELGVRGQFKFDF; the protein is encoded by the coding sequence ATGTTTTCGCAATATCTAACTACTCTAATTAAGGTACTGCTCCTGGTGGGGTTGTTGTGCTTTCTGGCCGTTGATAAAATGCTGGCCCAGAGCACTACTCCTACCGTAATTCGCGGAACCTTAAAAGATGCCCAAACGCAGGAACTGCTGATTGGGGTTTCGGTGTATTTCCCCGATACCCAAATTGGTACCGTTACCGATGTGGAAGGCAAATACCTTCTAAAAGCCAATCAAGTTTTTACGCAGGTACGCTTTTCTTACGTGGGTTACAAAACTATTACCCGTTCTATAAACCCTGGCCAAACGCAGGAGCTTAACCTTACCCTGGAAAACGATAGCCAGCAATTAACCGAAGTGCTGATTAAAGGGAAGCGCCGTTACCGCAATAAAAACAATCCGGCCGTAGACCTTATCCGGGAAGTAATTGCGCACAAAGCCGCTAACCAATTACAACAGTATAATTTTGCCGAGTACGAACAATACGAGAAGTTGCGGTTTTCGCTAACCAATACGCCCGAAAAATTAAAAAAGAACTTTTTACTCCGGAAATTTCCCTACTTAACCGCTGATTTAGATACCACTACTTTAAAAGGTAAAGCGTTGCTGCCGTTTTATTTACAGGAAGTATTTTCGCATCATTATTACCGCCAAAATCCGGCTAAAAGCAAAAAAATCATCACGGCCGAGAAAAAAGTTGATTTTGGGGAATACATTGATAGCAAAGGCATGCAGGCTTATTTTAATCATTTATACCAGGATATTGATATTTATAAAAATAATATTCCGGTAGTAACCAACCAGTTTTTAAGCCCGATTGCCGATGCGGCCCCTACTTTTTACCGGTTTTACGTAACCGATACCGTAGCTACCCAATCCGGTAAATTAATTCAGTTAACCTTTGAACCCCGTAACCAAACCGATTTTTTATTTGCAGGAAATTTATACATCACCCAAGACGGTAATTATGCCGTACAAAAAGCCCAGTTAAGCCTTAGCAAAAGTGTAAATATTAATTGGGTACGCGACTTGCACATTAATCTGGATTTTGCCCCAGATGCCGCGGGTAAATACCACCTAAGTAAAAGTGAAATGCGCGCCGACTTGGGCTTAACGCCTAACGGGAATTTTGGCATGTACGGCAGCCGCCTGGTGGTTTATAAAAATTATGTTTTCGATCAGCCGCAACCGTTTAATTTATACGATGGCTTACCCGTAGTAAATTCCACCGAATTAATTAGCCAACCCGACGATAACTTTTTGCTGGCTAACCGCCCCGATACGTTAACTACCAGCGAAGCCGCCACTTACACGAATATCGAAACTTTAAAAAATTCCAGTTCTTTTAAAAGAACCGCCGACTGGGCTACTTTATTGATTGCAGGCTACAAAAAGGCTGGTCCAAAGTTAGAACTTGGCCCGGTGGCTACATTTTACAGCTTTAACCCCGTAGAAGGTTTCCGGCTGCGGTTTGGCGGTCGAACAACGCCCAACTTTAGTAAGAAAATAAACTTTGATGCGTATGCGGCTTATGGCTTTAAAGATGAAAAATGGAAGTATTACCTGGGAGCCACCTATTCTTTAACGGATAAAACTATTTATGAATTTCCGGTCCGGTCGGTGCGGGTAAGCTACCAGCAAGACACGAAAATTCCCGGCCAGGAACTACAACTTATTCAGGAGAGCAATGTTTTTTTAAGTTTTAAACGGGGCATTAACGATAAATATTTATACAATAAAACGTTTAACCTGGAATACCTCCATGAGTTTGAAAACCACTTTTCGTATCGGCTGGGTTTAAAAAGATGGCAACAAGCTCCTGCTGGCAGTCTGGCTTTTGAAAGAATTACTACTTCCGAAAATCAGACTGATTTATTATCGCATTTAACCACAGCGGAAGTGTCGGCGGAACTCCGGTGGGCACCGAATGAAAAATTTTTCCAGGGTAAAATTTATCGTACTTCTTTTATTGGCCGGTACCCGGTTTTTACCTTGCGCGGCATTGCGGGTGTAAAAGGGTTATTTGATGGCGAATACAATTACCAATCTGTTACTTTAAATATATTTAAGCGGTTTAGTTTATCGCAATTAGGTTATACCGATGTGGTTACCGAAGCTGGTTATTTATTCGGGCAGGTTCCTTATCCTTTGTTAACGATACATCGGGCCAACCAAACCTATTCTTACCAGTTTCAGTCTTATAATTTGATGAACTTTCTGGAATTTGCCAGCGATCAATACGCCAGCCTGATGCTGGATCATTGCTTTAACGGCTTTATTTTTAACAAAATACCTGTAATCAAGAAAACTAAATTCCGGGAATACGCCACTCTTAAAGTGCTGTACGGTGGCTTGCGCACCGAAAATAATCCGGCTCAAAATAATCAGTTGCTGCAATTTCCGGCGGATGCCCGCGGTATGACCACTACCTACTCCTTAGAAAATAAGCCCTACGTGGAAGGCAGTGTGGGCATTGGCAATATTTTTAAATTTTTCCGGGTAGACCTGGTTAAACGCTTCTCCTACCTGGATCATCCGGATACCTCGGAGTTAGGCGTTCGGGGACAATTTAAATTCGATTTTTAA
- a CDS encoding TetR/AcrR family transcriptional regulator — protein sequence MFLEKGFDGTTTRDIAQEAGMNGALLNYYFRSKEKLFSLVFNELFELNFRGMLQIMNEPISLKEKITGLIDHDFQIFKSNPGLVTFLQNELHRNPDRFLNAICLEKSRIISVFDQQLQQAIEAGEVRPITIPHVLQLIAANVQFIFQSKVMVTRLWQMNNEEFERFVADHQQIVKDMICNYLFLPKADC from the coding sequence GTGTTTCTGGAGAAAGGGTTTGATGGTACTACTACCCGCGACATTGCCCAGGAAGCCGGCATGAACGGAGCTTTGCTTAATTATTACTTCCGGAGTAAAGAAAAGCTATTTTCGCTGGTATTTAATGAATTATTTGAGCTCAATTTCCGGGGCATGCTTCAGATTATGAATGAGCCCATATCCTTAAAAGAAAAGATTACCGGCTTAATCGATCATGATTTTCAAATATTTAAATCTAATCCGGGCCTGGTTACTTTTTTACAAAACGAATTGCATCGCAACCCAGATCGTTTCTTAAATGCTATTTGCTTAGAAAAAAGCCGCATCATTTCTGTTTTTGACCAACAGTTACAGCAGGCGATTGAAGCAGGAGAAGTAAGGCCCATTACTATTCCGCATGTTTTGCAGTTAATAGCGGCAAATGTACAGTTTATCTTTCAGAGTAAAGTAATGGTTACCCGCTTGTGGCAAATGAACAACGAAGAGTTTGAACGCTTTGTAGCCGACCATCAGCAAATAGTTAAAGATATGATTTGCAACTACTTATTTTTACCAAAAGCAGATTGTTGA
- a CDS encoding PQQ-dependent sugar dehydrogenase: MNKSIFLLSALFLWASFTVADKPEPIRTAKPAVVAKPVAFTVEKLHEGFTNPWGMAWLPDGRLLVTERAGDILVFKNNKFTGEKLSGVPKVFAEGQGGLLDIKLHPDYATNKWIYISYAKPVEGGATTAIMRFKLQGNQLVEKKDIFEAQPYLKADFHFGSRIVFDKDKFLYFSSGERGTQPKVQELNNDHGKIHRIYDDGRVPQDNPFVNQKDARPTIWTYGHRNPQGMVYDATTNRIWAVEHGPKGGDELNLIQKGKNYGWPKTSYGINYDGTILTEFKEMAGVTNPVRYWVPSIGPCGMAQVTSDRYPEWKGNLLVGALAFRHIARVQLNDAQYVTEEKLVQDIGRVRCVAESPDGYIYAITEGPGLLIRLTPNKS; the protein is encoded by the coding sequence ATGAATAAATCCATCTTCCTACTTTCCGCTCTTTTTTTATGGGCTTCTTTTACGGTGGCCGATAAACCGGAACCTATCCGGACTGCCAAGCCCGCCGTAGTTGCTAAACCAGTAGCTTTTACCGTTGAAAAACTGCACGAAGGTTTTACCAATCCTTGGGGCATGGCCTGGTTGCCCGATGGCCGCTTATTGGTTACGGAACGTGCCGGCGACATCTTGGTTTTTAAAAATAATAAGTTTACCGGCGAAAAGTTAAGCGGCGTACCCAAAGTGTTTGCCGAAGGGCAAGGCGGCTTGCTGGATATTAAACTGCACCCCGATTATGCTACAAATAAATGGATTTACATTTCGTACGCCAAACCAGTAGAAGGCGGCGCTACCACGGCTATTATGCGTTTTAAATTGCAGGGCAACCAATTAGTAGAGAAAAAAGATATTTTTGAGGCGCAGCCTTATTTAAAAGCTGATTTTCACTTTGGCAGCCGCATTGTTTTTGATAAGGACAAATTTTTATATTTCAGCTCCGGCGAAAGGGGCACGCAGCCTAAAGTACAAGAGTTAAATAACGACCACGGTAAAATTCACCGGATTTACGACGATGGCCGGGTGCCGCAGGATAATCCTTTTGTAAACCAAAAAGACGCGCGCCCCACCATCTGGACGTATGGCCACCGCAACCCGCAAGGCATGGTGTACGATGCCACTACCAATCGTATTTGGGCCGTGGAGCATGGCCCTAAAGGAGGCGACGAATTAAATTTAATTCAAAAAGGCAAGAACTATGGCTGGCCCAAAACGTCGTACGGCATTAATTACGACGGTACTATTTTAACCGAGTTTAAAGAAATGGCCGGGGTTACCAACCCGGTGCGGTATTGGGTTCCATCTATCGGACCGTGCGGTATGGCCCAGGTTACCAGCGACCGCTATCCCGAATGGAAAGGTAATTTATTAGTGGGCGCCTTAGCTTTCCGGCACATTGCCCGGGTGCAGTTAAACGATGCCCAATACGTTACCGAAGAAAAATTAGTGCAAGATATTGGCCGGGTGCGGTGCGTGGCCGAAAGCCCGGATGGCTATATTTACGCGATTACCGAAGGGCCTGGTTTATTAATTCGGTTGACGCCCAACAAATCGTAG